In Methylomonas sp. ZR1, one DNA window encodes the following:
- a CDS encoding SIR2 family protein: MNLHTHDPREYIRGIHQILISDKKRIGFLFGAGSSFATGIPSTRVPAVSEMTIKIVSEVEKCSEIYATAVNEIRAEIGDELFNIESLLSSIEAKRAVIGCGTLNGLNSSGFADLATCVKGHVVNLVSIHKTLKPEDRSNLAHSKLSSWVSKARRSFPAEIFTTNYDYLFEIALEGSGIPYFDGFSGSYEPFFCPEAVEDVEAYPHLVKLWKMHGSLGWTYRESDKAVIRNNSATAESILIYPSHLKYNTSKKQPYVGLIDRLCTFLQQDDAVLITCGYSFGDNHINERIATSLRRGANSHVIALYYDQYKDSDDKTVFGLTDATDKVRSMATHGTSGKMSVYGLRHAVIGGKFGKWQLRSEPKSDESIRIDQYFDEDAAMPSEETGEHKGNEKWTGAGRFLLPDFCQLTKFLYGLSTTETVFDSAKSA, from the coding sequence ATGAATTTGCACACACACGACCCACGCGAATATATTCGCGGTATCCATCAAATATTAATTTCCGACAAAAAGCGCATCGGTTTTCTCTTCGGAGCGGGTTCATCTTTTGCAACTGGCATCCCATCAACCCGCGTGCCAGCCGTCTCTGAAATGACTATTAAGATAGTCTCTGAAGTTGAAAAGTGTTCTGAAATATATGCCACTGCGGTTAATGAGATACGTGCAGAAATCGGCGACGAGCTTTTCAACATTGAATCGCTCCTTTCTAGCATTGAAGCCAAAAGAGCGGTCATTGGATGTGGAACGCTAAATGGGCTCAATTCTTCAGGTTTTGCAGACCTCGCCACTTGCGTCAAAGGTCATGTAGTAAACCTTGTGTCAATTCATAAAACTTTAAAGCCAGAAGATAGAAGTAATCTGGCACATTCAAAACTTTCGAGCTGGGTTTCAAAAGCGAGAAGGAGCTTCCCCGCAGAAATTTTTACCACCAACTATGACTATCTTTTTGAAATAGCTCTGGAAGGTTCTGGAATACCTTATTTCGACGGATTTTCGGGAAGTTATGAGCCGTTTTTCTGCCCTGAGGCCGTTGAAGATGTCGAGGCATATCCACATTTGGTGAAGCTGTGGAAGATGCACGGTTCTCTAGGCTGGACATACCGTGAGAGCGATAAAGCGGTAATCCGAAATAACTCAGCGACTGCGGAATCAATTTTGATTTATCCATCTCACCTAAAATACAACACATCAAAAAAGCAACCTTATGTTGGTCTTATTGATCGCCTTTGTACGTTTTTACAACAAGACGATGCGGTTCTAATTACTTGTGGCTACTCTTTCGGAGACAATCATATTAATGAACGGATAGCGACCTCACTGAGGCGCGGAGCGAACTCCCACGTTATCGCACTATATTACGACCAATATAAGGATAGTGACGATAAAACAGTTTTTGGGCTTACTGATGCAACCGATAAAGTTCGCTCCATGGCAACACATGGAACTAGTGGGAAAATGTCAGTTTATGGGTTAAGACATGCGGTAATCGGCGGTAAGTTCGGTAAATGGCAATTAAGGAGTGAGCCAAAATCCGATGAATCAATTCGAATCGATCAATACTTTGATGAAGACGCAGCCATGCCATCCGAAGAAACAGGTGAACATAAAGGAAATGAAAAATGGACGGGGGCCGGTAGATTTCTTCTCCCAGATTTTTGCCAGCTTACTAAATTCCTCTATGGATTATCGACAACTGAAACCGTTTTTGATTCTGCAAAATCAGCATGA
- the recD gene encoding exodeoxyribonuclease V subunit alpha produces MTQGLSVLEHMELWIARGWLSHLNRAFVRFLLDQDQDASDAVLWAGALVSHQLDRGEVYLDLEKLCQQPGLTLAIPTDDAWKVEHELANRELSALQAFNLEHWLSALKQSKLVALGQGSTPLVLEGGRLYLRRYWHYQQTLNTSIQQRLLPIREHLPVALRDQLTALFPAIPETAENSKIPDWQKIACVLALRSRFTIITGGPGTGKTTTLTKLLALLINLTQYESNHTKKLNILLAAPTGKAAARVSESIGKALDHLNVSEDIKQDIPKKASTLHRLLGSRHDSRRFVHHRDNPIVADIVVVDEGSMIDLEMMASLLDALPDTAQLILLGDKDQLASVEAGSVMGDLCLGAENSAYDESTRAWISQYAGELLVEPANTGSAINQQTIMLRYSHRFNELSGIGQLAKAVNAGNAEQAQTVLNNLSTYADLIPEPRADYLKLREQPNQDAANRLLKKLVTLNAGVKEDGKPNDRQGYGYYLAVIEENRPADSTQYDDWAKQVLIAFDTFQVLCALRRGVWGIEEINQRIEDWLFPQQKPSLWYEGRPVMVTRNDYNLGLMNGDIGITLKDSNGKLRVAFPNDDPLADIKIRWISPMRLPDVETAFAITVHKSQGSEFSHVALVLPENRSPVITRELIYTGITRAKENFTLLESSGDVFNQAILASCI; encoded by the coding sequence ATGACACAAGGATTATCCGTACTGGAACACATGGAACTCTGGATAGCGCGGGGCTGGTTAAGCCACTTGAACAGAGCGTTCGTGCGTTTTCTGCTCGATCAGGATCAGGATGCGAGCGATGCCGTCCTGTGGGCCGGGGCTCTGGTCAGTCACCAGCTGGATCGAGGTGAAGTGTATCTGGATTTAGAAAAACTCTGTCAACAGCCTGGCTTAACGCTGGCCATTCCGACCGATGATGCCTGGAAAGTCGAGCATGAATTGGCAAACCGCGAGTTATCGGCGCTGCAAGCATTTAATTTGGAACATTGGCTATCGGCGCTGAAACAATCGAAGCTGGTTGCGTTGGGGCAGGGCAGCACACCTTTGGTTTTGGAAGGGGGGCGTTTATATTTACGGCGTTACTGGCACTATCAACAAACCCTGAATACGAGTATTCAACAACGCTTGCTGCCAATCCGAGAGCATTTGCCCGTCGCGTTGCGCGATCAATTAACAGCCTTGTTTCCTGCTATCCCTGAAACAGCTGAAAACTCAAAGATCCCAGATTGGCAAAAAATCGCCTGTGTGTTGGCTTTGCGTTCGCGGTTTACCATAATTACCGGTGGACCGGGTACCGGTAAAACCACGACGTTGACGAAGCTTTTAGCACTATTGATTAACCTAACTCAATACGAATCAAACCACACGAAAAAGCTGAATATTTTATTAGCCGCACCCACCGGCAAAGCGGCCGCTAGGGTCAGTGAATCCATTGGCAAGGCGCTGGATCATCTGAACGTCAGTGAGGACATCAAACAAGACATCCCCAAGAAAGCCAGCACGTTGCATCGCTTACTGGGAAGCCGGCACGACTCTCGGCGATTTGTTCATCATCGAGATAATCCCATCGTCGCGGATATTGTGGTTGTCGATGAGGGCTCGATGATAGATCTGGAAATGATGGCCTCGTTGCTCGATGCGCTGCCGGATACCGCCCAATTGATTTTGCTGGGCGACAAGGATCAATTGGCATCTGTCGAAGCCGGTTCAGTGATGGGGGATTTATGCCTTGGCGCCGAAAACAGCGCCTACGACGAATCAACACGGGCATGGATTAGCCAGTATGCGGGTGAGCTGTTAGTTGAGCCCGCCAACACGGGGTCGGCGATCAACCAACAAACCATCATGCTTCGCTACAGCCATCGGTTTAATGAACTCAGTGGTATCGGCCAATTGGCCAAAGCGGTGAACGCGGGAAATGCCGAGCAAGCCCAAACCGTCTTGAATAATCTCAGCACTTATGCGGATTTAATCCCTGAGCCGCGTGCAGACTATTTAAAGCTGAGAGAACAGCCTAATCAGGATGCGGCAAACCGCTTGTTAAAAAAGCTGGTGACTCTCAATGCCGGCGTCAAGGAGGACGGCAAACCAAATGATCGTCAAGGCTATGGCTATTATCTGGCTGTGATCGAGGAAAATCGTCCTGCCGATAGCACCCAATACGATGACTGGGCTAAACAAGTACTGATAGCCTTCGATACCTTTCAGGTGCTCTGCGCTCTGCGCCGTGGTGTCTGGGGGATTGAAGAGATTAATCAGCGGATAGAAGACTGGTTGTTTCCACAACAAAAACCCAGCCTTTGGTATGAAGGCCGTCCTGTCATGGTGACTCGGAATGATTACAATTTGGGCCTGATGAACGGCGATATCGGCATTACACTTAAAGACAGCAACGGAAAACTGAGGGTGGCATTTCCAAACGACGATCCCTTGGCTGACATCAAGATACGCTGGATATCACCGATGCGGCTACCGGATGTGGAAACGGCTTTTGCCATCACGGTCCATAAATCCCAGGGCTCAGAGTTTAGTCACGTTGCCTTGGTACTGCCTGAAAACAGAAGTCCTGTTATCACCCGTGAACTGATCTACACGGGCATCACCCGAGCGAAAGAAAACTTCACTTTGCTGGAAAGTAGTGGGGATGTGTTTAATCAAGCTATTTTGGCATCTTGCATATAG
- the recB gene encoding exodeoxyribonuclease V subunit beta, whose product MSTAIALNPVTFPLSGTRLIEASAGTGKTYTIAALYVRLILGHQPDDSLPRRELLPPEILVVTFTEASTKELRERIRERLSQVARFFREQPVKSDAFLEAIRADYDPALWSACARRLELAANWMDEAAVYTIHSWCNRMLQQHAFDSGSLFHQEVNTDDTELLNEVVRDYWRTFYYDIAHDDADFLALYSLFQQPDNLLKEIRSLLNNADPIANCLTPDQDIKTLMTAVNTAKQGVLHSLKQPWGQWANEIKSLLETATKNKVLPPKNYKSNYIQNWIDKLVTWSSDPNQETLDLGTGFKSLTPAGMENLANAGQTPPVHPGFEAISQLPGELAALPNLKMELIKHAIHWIRNRYDSEKQRVARMTFDDMLTRLDQALQGNNGQRLASVIRQQYPIALIDEFQDTDPVQYRIFSTLYPAEGDAELGCLMIGDPKQAIYSFRGADIYTYLRAHQDTAGKHYTLGTNYRSTQHLVDAVNQVFLYADQQPNGAFRFKRENDNPLPFIAVAAQGREDDWVINDLAAPALTLWHWDITDADGQLKPVGLPEYRQTMAEVTASEIVGLLNLATQGRTGFKSSKKLKSLQPSDIAILVRSGAEAKVMRNALARRQLRSVYLSERDSIFASREATDLLLWLKALAEPRNERKVRTALSTATFGWSYQALQQLAIDEPGWEEQLERFLGYQARWQQDGILPTLRQLMSDYGLHARLTADSEGERCITNLLHLAELLQQASGQLEGEQALIRYLAEAIEAESSQSGDEGIIRLESDANLIKIVTIHKSKGLEYPLVFLPFICSFREINSRFNTHYRYHDEQQTLNIDLTKADDIRALSDEERLQEDLRLLYVAMTRAQHACWLGVAPIKFGNTKECQLEKSAMGSLLNWQAGLSVGALGSQLTHLKGSCESILLTGLPTINDKPYLAPQQTDQLESTRIAAARIANNWWVASYSALQIEETPLIQEEQPPLPQELETARDDKQNDEADLNVAPTLRPLAGIHGLARGSGPGVLIHDLLEQCAQLGFSAVQANPALGLQLIQKGFSATEWAHKQEIIASALSVWLSMPLLEGENLSLAQLGADAYQAEMEFLLGADSVNVHALDQLVTRHTFAGRPRPSLLPRFVNGLLKGFMDLVFVYKQQYYVVDYKFNSLGNDDASYTLQALEQAMLSKRYDLQYSLYLLALHRLLKVRLGTQYDYEKHIGGGLYLFLRGSQSPSGGRLLTKPPRELIEGLDALFSAAMLKGEAL is encoded by the coding sequence ATGAGTACGGCTATTGCGTTAAATCCGGTGACGTTTCCCTTGTCCGGGACCCGCTTGATTGAGGCCAGCGCCGGGACGGGTAAGACTTATACCATTGCGGCACTTTACGTGCGCTTGATACTGGGGCATCAACCCGACGACTCGCTTCCAAGGCGTGAGTTATTGCCACCGGAAATTCTGGTGGTCACGTTTACCGAAGCTTCGACTAAAGAGTTGCGCGAACGGATTCGAGAACGTCTTAGCCAGGTCGCGCGTTTTTTCCGTGAGCAACCGGTGAAAAGCGATGCCTTTCTGGAAGCCATCCGCGCGGATTATGATCCGGCTCTCTGGTCAGCCTGTGCCCGGCGTCTGGAACTGGCCGCCAACTGGATGGACGAAGCGGCCGTCTACACCATCCACAGCTGGTGTAATCGCATGTTGCAACAACATGCGTTCGATAGTGGCAGTCTATTTCATCAAGAGGTCAATACCGATGATACCGAGCTATTAAATGAAGTCGTCAGGGATTATTGGCGCACGTTCTATTACGACATCGCGCACGATGACGCGGATTTTCTGGCGCTCTATAGTCTTTTCCAGCAACCGGATAACTTGCTGAAGGAAATTCGTTCGCTGTTAAATAACGCCGATCCCATTGCGAATTGCCTGACGCCAGATCAAGACATCAAAACCTTGATGACGGCAGTCAATACCGCTAAACAAGGGGTTTTGCACTCACTCAAGCAGCCTTGGGGGCAATGGGCGAATGAAATTAAATCCCTCTTGGAAACAGCAACAAAAAATAAAGTATTACCTCCCAAAAATTATAAATCCAATTACATTCAAAACTGGATCGATAAACTCGTCACCTGGAGTTCAGATCCAAATCAGGAGACGCTTGATCTAGGAACGGGCTTTAAAAGTTTAACGCCGGCCGGCATGGAAAATCTCGCCAATGCAGGACAAACGCCGCCCGTGCATCCTGGCTTTGAGGCGATTAGCCAATTGCCAGGAGAGCTCGCTGCACTACCAAATTTAAAAATGGAATTGATCAAACACGCCATCCACTGGATTCGCAACCGTTACGACAGTGAAAAGCAACGTGTGGCGCGGATGACGTTCGATGACATGCTGACCCGCCTTGATCAAGCCCTGCAAGGCAACAACGGTCAGCGCTTGGCAAGCGTGATTCGGCAGCAATACCCCATCGCCTTAATCGATGAGTTTCAGGATACCGACCCGGTGCAATACCGTATCTTTTCCACTCTGTATCCGGCAGAGGGTGATGCAGAATTGGGTTGTTTGATGATCGGCGACCCCAAACAAGCGATCTACTCGTTCCGGGGCGCCGATATTTATACCTATCTCAGGGCACATCAGGATACGGCCGGGAAGCATTACACGCTAGGCACTAACTACCGCTCTACCCAACATCTGGTGGACGCGGTGAACCAGGTCTTTCTATATGCCGATCAGCAGCCCAACGGGGCCTTTCGGTTCAAACGCGAGAATGATAATCCCTTGCCGTTCATTGCGGTGGCCGCCCAGGGCCGTGAAGATGACTGGGTCATCAACGATCTGGCGGCGCCGGCCTTAACGCTCTGGCATTGGGATATCACCGACGCCGATGGCCAGCTAAAGCCCGTGGGACTGCCGGAATATCGGCAAACCATGGCCGAAGTGACGGCCAGCGAGATTGTGGGCTTGCTGAATTTGGCGACGCAAGGCCGTACCGGTTTTAAATCGTCAAAAAAGTTAAAGTCCTTACAGCCCTCGGATATTGCGATTTTAGTCAGAAGCGGCGCCGAAGCCAAAGTGATGCGAAACGCACTGGCCAGACGCCAATTGCGTAGCGTCTATCTGTCCGAGCGCGACTCGATCTTTGCCAGCCGTGAGGCTACAGACCTCTTGCTGTGGCTGAAAGCGCTCGCCGAACCGCGTAATGAACGCAAGGTGCGCACCGCGTTAAGTACCGCCACCTTTGGTTGGTCTTATCAAGCGCTGCAGCAACTGGCGATAGATGAGCCCGGCTGGGAAGAGCAATTGGAACGTTTCCTGGGGTATCAGGCGCGCTGGCAACAGGATGGTATTTTGCCGACCTTGCGGCAACTGATGAGCGATTATGGCTTGCATGCGCGGCTCACCGCGGACAGTGAAGGCGAACGCTGCATCACTAATCTATTGCATCTGGCGGAGCTTCTGCAACAAGCCAGCGGCCAGCTCGAAGGCGAGCAGGCTTTAATCCGTTATCTGGCGGAGGCTATCGAAGCCGAGAGTAGTCAATCCGGCGACGAAGGTATTATCCGTCTGGAAAGCGATGCCAATCTGATCAAAATCGTCACCATCCATAAATCCAAGGGCCTTGAGTATCCCTTGGTGTTTCTGCCTTTTATATGCAGCTTTCGGGAAATCAACAGCCGTTTCAATACCCACTATCGCTATCACGATGAACAGCAAACCCTCAACATCGATTTGACGAAGGCGGATGACATTAGGGCGTTAAGCGATGAAGAACGCCTGCAGGAAGACTTGCGCTTACTGTATGTCGCCATGACCCGAGCGCAGCATGCCTGCTGGTTAGGAGTTGCGCCGATTAAATTCGGCAATACCAAGGAATGCCAGCTGGAAAAATCCGCCATGGGTTCTCTGTTGAACTGGCAAGCCGGACTGTCCGTCGGCGCGTTGGGTTCACAACTGACGCACCTGAAAGGCAGTTGCGAGTCCATCCTGTTGACCGGCTTACCAACCATCAACGATAAGCCTTACCTGGCCCCGCAGCAAACGGACCAGCTGGAATCCACGCGAATCGCCGCCGCCAGAATTGCCAATAATTGGTGGGTGGCGAGCTACAGCGCCTTGCAAATTGAAGAGACCCCGTTGATTCAGGAGGAGCAACCGCCTCTGCCGCAGGAGCTGGAAACCGCTCGGGACGATAAACAAAATGATGAAGCGGACCTGAATGTCGCGCCGACGCTAAGGCCACTGGCCGGCATCCACGGTTTAGCCCGAGGCTCAGGGCCTGGGGTGTTGATTCATGACCTGCTGGAGCAGTGCGCACAATTAGGTTTTTCGGCTGTGCAGGCCAATCCGGCGCTCGGTCTACAGTTAATCCAAAAGGGCTTTTCGGCCACTGAATGGGCTCACAAACAAGAGATTATTGCCTCGGCATTATCGGTCTGGTTAAGCATGCCCTTGTTGGAAGGTGAAAATCTGAGTTTGGCTCAACTGGGTGCCGACGCCTATCAAGCTGAAATGGAGTTTCTGCTGGGGGCAGACTCCGTAAATGTTCATGCCTTAGACCAGCTGGTGACCCGACATACCTTTGCCGGACGACCCCGGCCGAGTTTGCTGCCGAGATTCGTCAACGGCTTATTAAAAGGCTTTATGGATTTGGTGTTTGTGTATAAGCAGCAATATTACGTGGTGGATTACAAGTTTAATAGCCTGGGCAATGATGATGCGAGTTATACGCTACAGGCACTGGAACAGGCGATGTTGTCAAAACGCTATGATTTGCAATATTCACTCTATTTATTGGCGTTGCATCGTTTGCTGAAGGTGCGTTTGGGTACACAGTACGATTACGAAAAACATATTGGCGGCGGGCTTTACTTGTTTCTGCGTGGATCGCAAAGCCCAAGCGGTGGCCGGCTGTTGACTAAACCGCCGCGTGAATTGATCGAAGGCCTGGATGCGCTGTTTTCAGCAGCGATGCTCAAGGGAGAAGCGCTATGA
- a CDS encoding KTSC domain-containing protein — protein sequence MHQVSSSNISAVGYDAENQGVYVQFLDGSVYVYKGVTEYEFENLRTASSVGSYLNRNYKNVYPYERI from the coding sequence ATGCACCAAGTTAGCTCATCAAACATATCTGCTGTAGGTTACGATGCAGAGAATCAGGGGGTATATGTTCAGTTCCTTGATGGTTCAGTATATGTATATAAAGGCGTAACCGAATACGAGTTTGAAAATCTGAGAACTGCTTCATCCGTTGGTTCCTATCTCAATAGGAACTATAAAAACGTCTATCCTTACGAGCGAATTTAG
- a CDS encoding ATP-binding protein yields MKHNPTHIGEVESVSGNSVTIKMASSYPSNMPIVDGTVYRIGQIGSFLKIPLGYANLYGLITQAGMLAMPEPLLIAYKENPSIVDGHRWLRMILVGEQIGASFERGVLQSPTSGDQVHLVTNEDLRIVYGGYDAQSSIVIGNQSASEGLSAQLDMDKLITRHCAIIGSTGSGKSNAVSIVVKAIAEKPLPSNRILMIDPHGEYASSLSGKCRVFRVEANAKLGEGELCVPFWALPFKELMAIFPGKLSDQNEDYIRSKVLELKRVSATAIGDLREEAITADSPIPFSINQLWFELDNFERTTLKADRITPEDLIVQGDAETLRSNQYPPAGLGTSAPFLNTKAKGILGFLDGMRSRLLDQRYNFLFRPSGYSPDINGMTANDLPQLFSTWFSHGTPISILDLSTIPSNIMQTIAGCILKITYDALYWGQNTLVGGKKQPLLVVLDEAHAYLKSGEDSISSRTVQVIAKEGRKYGVGMLLVTQRPSELDETVLSQCGSIIALRMTNTRDKGHVSSAMQDELREMADVLSSLRTGEAIISGEAVRIPSRIKFFQADNAVKSSDPIPSKLWTNTRPEVEEYNTSVRNWRNQTFN; encoded by the coding sequence ATGAAACATAACCCTACACATATTGGAGAGGTCGAGAGCGTCAGTGGTAATTCAGTGACGATCAAAATGGCGAGTAGCTATCCATCTAACATGCCGATAGTGGATGGTACTGTTTATAGAATTGGGCAAATTGGCTCATTCCTCAAAATTCCCCTCGGATACGCTAACCTATATGGCCTCATTACACAGGCTGGCATGCTGGCAATGCCAGAGCCTCTGCTAATCGCGTACAAAGAAAATCCATCAATCGTTGACGGACATCGATGGTTACGAATGATACTAGTCGGCGAGCAGATTGGCGCTTCCTTTGAGAGAGGAGTTTTGCAATCACCAACTTCTGGTGACCAAGTACACCTCGTAACAAATGAAGACCTTCGTATTGTATATGGGGGATACGATGCCCAGTCGTCGATAGTTATTGGCAATCAAAGTGCATCTGAAGGTCTCTCCGCGCAACTGGACATGGACAAGCTTATAACCAGACACTGTGCGATTATTGGCTCAACAGGTAGCGGCAAATCAAACGCTGTAAGCATTGTCGTTAAAGCAATTGCTGAAAAACCGCTTCCGAGCAATAGAATTCTTATGATCGATCCCCATGGTGAGTATGCAAGCTCATTGTCTGGAAAGTGCCGTGTTTTTAGAGTGGAGGCGAATGCCAAACTTGGTGAAGGGGAGTTGTGCGTTCCTTTCTGGGCACTTCCGTTTAAGGAGCTAATGGCAATATTTCCGGGGAAACTCTCCGATCAGAATGAAGATTATATTCGCAGTAAGGTTCTGGAGCTTAAGCGAGTCTCGGCTACGGCCATTGGCGACTTGCGGGAAGAAGCAATTACTGCGGATAGCCCAATTCCATTTTCTATTAACCAACTTTGGTTCGAATTGGATAATTTTGAACGAACAACCCTTAAGGCTGACCGAATAACACCAGAAGACCTAATAGTTCAAGGAGACGCAGAGACACTGAGATCAAATCAGTATCCACCAGCCGGTTTAGGAACTAGTGCTCCATTTCTAAACACCAAAGCAAAAGGCATCCTTGGATTCCTAGACGGCATGCGTTCTCGTCTTTTGGATCAACGCTATAATTTTTTATTCAGGCCGAGTGGCTATTCTCCAGACATCAATGGGATGACGGCTAATGACTTACCACAATTGTTTTCAACTTGGTTCAGCCACGGCACTCCAATTTCAATTTTGGATTTATCTACAATTCCATCAAATATTATGCAGACAATTGCAGGCTGCATTTTAAAGATCACCTACGACGCGCTTTATTGGGGACAAAACACTCTCGTCGGGGGGAAAAAGCAACCGTTGCTCGTTGTTTTGGATGAGGCTCATGCCTACCTAAAGTCTGGCGAGGACTCCATCTCTTCACGGACTGTTCAAGTGATTGCAAAGGAGGGGAGAAAGTATGGAGTTGGTATGCTGCTCGTCACACAACGACCATCAGAGTTAGACGAAACTGTTTTAAGCCAATGTGGCTCAATTATCGCTCTGAGAATGACGAATACACGTGATAAGGGGCATGTTTCATCAGCAATGCAGGACGAGTTACGCGAAATGGCAGATGTGCTTTCAAGTTTGAGAACGGGAGAAGCCATTATAAGTGGTGAGGCCGTTCGCATCCCTTCACGCATCAAATTTTTCCAAGCTGATAATGCGGTAAAAAGTTCTGATCCAATTCCATCGAAACTTTGGACAAACACCCGACCAGAGGTAGAAGAATACAATACTAGTGTCCGTAACTGGAGAAACCAAACATTCAATTAG